Genomic segment of Candidatus Krumholzibacteriia bacterium:
GCAAACGCCGCGCCGCGGTGCGCGAGGCCGAGGCCATGCAACGCGGCGCCGAGCACCGGTTCGACGCGGAAGCGTTGCGGGTGCGCCGCGAAGTACAGGAGGCGGTGGAACGCGTGCGCGCGGCCGAGGAGCGCCGGGTGCGGTTTGAAACCGTCATCCTGCCCCAGGCGCAGCAGACCTTCGAATCGTCCGAGGCGGGCTATCGCGCGGCACGCGTCGACTTCCTCGACTACCTCGACAGCGAACGCACGCTGCTGTCGATCCGCCGCGAGTACTACGAGGTCATCGCCGACCTCGGCATTCAACTGGCCGCACTGGAGCGCGCACTGGCGCTGAACGCCGTGCCGCGCGCCGAGTGACGCCGGGAGGAACCATGTCAGGCAAACAAATTGGAATTGCGCTGCTCGTTCTCACCGCCGTGCTGGTGCTGGCGGTGCCAGCCCTGCGCCACGGCATTACCGGCCTCGTTTCCGGCCAGCAGGAAGCCACCTCCGACGATGTGTACTGGACCTGTCCCATGCATCCGGAGATCCGGCTGCCCCAGAAGGGCGACTGCCCCATCTGCGGCATGTCACTGGTGGAGAAGCGCGGTGGCGGTGACGACGAACAGAGCGGTGTGGTGAATGTGACGCCGCAGCAGATTCAGCTCACCGGTGTCACCGCGGCACCCGTCGAACGGCGGGCGCTTGCGCGTGAGATCAGTGCCTACGGCACCATTGCCTACGACGAGACGCACCTGGCGGTGGTGTCGGCGTGGGTGGGCGGGCGCATCGACAAGCTGTTCGTGGACTTCACCGGCGTCACGGTGGAAAAGGGGCACCCGCTGGTGTCGCTGTACAGCCCGGACCTGCTGGCCGCGGCGGAGGAGCACGCGCTCGCCGTACGCAGCCTCGACCTGGCGCGCCAGACCGGCAACGCGGAGGCCATCCGTCCCGCGCAGGATCTGGTGGCCGCGTCACGCCAGCGGCTGTTGCGCTGGGGATTGAACGAACAGCAGGTGGATGAAATTGCCAGGGGCGGCGACGTGGGCGATCACATCACCATCTACGCCCCGCAGGGCGGCACCGTGATCGAGCGCATGGCCTACGAAGGGATGTACGTGAACCAGGGGGACGTGCTGTTCCGCGTGGCGGATCTCTCCACGGTGTGGCTGAGCGCGGAGGTGTACGAGGACGACCTGCCATACCTGTACGAAGAACGCGCGGGCGACTACTACGCGTGCCCCATGCATCTGCAGGTCACGTCGAAGCAAATGGGCTCGTGCAGCATATGCGGCATGGAACTGGTGCGCACCAACGATGACGTGCAGGTGGACATCAACGCGCGCGCCTTCCCCGGCGAGGTGTTCCACGGCAAGGTGGCGTTCACCGATCCGGTCCTGAACCCGGAGACACGCACCGTGCGCGTGCGCGTCAACATCGACAACCGTGACTACAAGCTCAAGCCCAACATGTACGCGCGCGCGTCCATCAAACTGCCGCTGGGCGAGATGCTCGCGGTGCCGGAGAACGCGGTGCTTCAGTCCGGCTCACGCACGCTGGTGCTGGTGGAAGAGGGCGAGGGGCGTTTCCGCCCGCAGCCGGTGTCGCTGGGCCGCATGTGGCTGGACGACGCCACGCCGCAACCGGCCACGGGCCGGGAACTCGTGTTCCAGAGCGGCGCGTCGCGCTACCACGAGGTGCTCTCCGGTGTGACCGAGGGGGACCGCGTGGTCACCTCGGGCAACTTCCTCATCGGCTCCGAAAGCCAGTTGCAGGGTGCGCTGGCCAAGATGCTCGGTGACGACGTGCGCGTGCCCGCACCGCCGAAGCCGGTGGAAACCGGCACACCGGACACCAGCACACCGGACGCCGGCGCGCCGGTTCCATCTCTGGCGATTCCCGCCGTCAAGCGCCTGCTCGATGCCTACGACGCCATCGCGGTGAGCCTGGCGGCGGACAAGACCGACGGCGTTGCTGCCGCGGCCGCAGTCATCGCGGAGAACGCACCCGATGGCGCGGTACGCACCGCGGCGTACGCCATGACGGAACCCGGCGACCTGGCGAACGCGCGCAAACAGTTCGTCGCGCTGAGCAACGCGGTCATTGCCTATGCCGCGGCCAACAGCGCCGTGCTCGAAAGGGCACTTGGCGATGCCGCCCCGCGCAAGGCGTACTGTCCCATGTATCCAGGCGCCTGGCTGCAGCGCGGCGACGACATCGTGAACCCGTACTACGGCTCGAAGATGCTCCACTGCGGAACCTTCAAGGCGTGGGATGAAGCCACCGGCAACTGACGCACCATGACCACACCCGACGTTCACGATCCCAGCAGGAGCGCCGTCGCGCGCGTCATCGGCTGGTGCCTCGATCACAGGCTGTTTGTGATCATTGCCACCCTGCTGGTGGGTTTTGCCGGCGTCCTCTCCATGCGGCACACGCCCCTGGACGCCATCCCTGATCTTTCCGACACGCAGGTCATCGTGTTCTCGGAGTGGATGGGCCGCGACCCGCAGACCGTCGAAGACCAGGTCACCTATCCGCTCTCCACCGCCATGCTGGCGGTGCCGAGCGTGCGCACCGTGCGCGGCTACTCGTTCTTCGGGGAGTCGTTCGTTTACGTAATCTTCGAGGACGGCACCGATCTCTACTGGGCGCGCAGCCGCGTGCTCGAGTACCTCAACCAGGTGCGCGGGCAGTTGCCGGCGGACGCCACGCCGTCGCTGGGACCCGACGCGAGCGGTGTGGGCTGGGTGTTCGCGTACACGCTGGAGGACAAGTCGGGCAGGTACGACCTGGGCGACCTGCGCGCGCTGCAGGACTGGTTCCTCCGCTACCAGCTGACCAGCGTGGATGGCGTGGCGGAGGTTGCGAGCATCGGCGGCTACGTCCGCCAGTACCAGATCACCGTCGAGCCGTCCCTGCTGCAGGCCTACGGCGTGTCGCTGCCCATGGTGGTCGAGGCAGTCAGGCGCAGCAACAATGACGTGGGCGGGCGCCTGCTCGAAATTTCCGAAGCGGAGTACATGGTGCGGGGGCGGGGCTATCTGCGCGGTGTCGAGGACATCGAAAACGTCGTGGTGAAGGCCGAACGCGGCCAGGCGCCGCTGCTGCTGAAGAACATCGCGCAGATCAGCATCGGTCCCGACATCCGCCGCGGCATCGCCGAGAAGAACGGCGAGGGTGAGACGGTGGGCGGCATCGTGGTCATGCGCGACGGACAGAACGCTCTGCGCGTGATCCGTGACGTGAAGGAGAAGATCCGCGAGGTGTCGCGGGGACTGCCGGAGGGCGTGGAGATCAAGCCCGCCTATGACCGCAGCGGGCTCATTCTGCGCTCCATCGACACCCTGCGCCAGGAACTGATCCAGCAGATGATCGTCGTGGCGCTGACGTTCCTGGTGTTCCTGTGGCACGTGCGCAGCTCGCTGGTTGCCACCATCGCGCTGCCGCTGGGCATCCTGGTGTCGTTCATCGTCATGCGTCTCATCGGCGTGAACGCCAACATCATGTCGCTCGGTGGAATCGCCATCGCCATCGGCGCCATGGTGGACGCGGTGGAGGTGCTGGTCGAGAACGCGCACAAGAAGCTGGAGGGTGTCGAGCGACCCACGGCGGCGGAGCGCTGGGCCATCATCCGCGAAGCGTCCATGGAAGTCGGTCCGTCGCTGTTCTTCTCGCTGCTGGTCGTGACGGTTTCCTTCTTCCCGGTGTTCGCGCTGGAGGGGCAGGCGGGCCGCCTGTTCCGGCCGCTCGTCTTCACCAAGACGTTCGCGATGGCTGCCGGCGCCGTCATTGCCATCACGGTGACGCCGGTGCTCATGGGCTACTTCGTCCGCGGCCACATCCGGCCGGAGAGCAGACTGCCGGTGAGCCGCGCGGCGGTGGCCATGTACCTGCCCGTGATCCGCGGCGTGCTGCGCCACCCGGTGGCGGTGATCGTCGGAGCCGTCATCGTCACGCTGGTAACGATTGTTCCGTTCAAGCGGCTGGGCAGCGAGTTCATGCCGCCGCTCAACGAGGGTGACATTCTTTACATGCCCACCTCACTACCCGGTCTCTCCGAGACCGAGGCGCGGCGTGTGCTGCAGACGCAAGACAAACTGTTCCGCACCTTTCCTGAGGTGGGCACAGTCTTCGGAAAGATCGGAAGCGCGCAGACCGCCACCGACCCCGCGCCAATGTCCATGGTGGAAACCACCGTCAACCTGCACGAGCCCGACACGTGGCCGAAGCGATGGATCCGCGAAGGCGAAATCGAAAAGCGCGTGCGCGCCGTACTGCGCGATCTGGAGCGGGTTCGAGCGGGTGGCGCCGGTGGGGCCCCCGCCGCGCCAGGCGGCGGGGAAACCGGCGGCAGGACCCGCGAGCCCATGTCGGTGCAGGACATCGAGCGCATGGTGTTGCATACCGTGAACGGTGAGCTGCGCGCGCTCGCCATGCAGGGTGCCGACGACCGCGCGCTGCGCGCGGCGGCCGGCGATGCGGTGCGCCGCGAACTGGTGGCGCGCATCGTCCAGGAACACGCGGGCCAGGACGACGGCTTCGAGCAACGCGTGCGTGACGCGGTGAACCGGCGCGCGGCAGGAGCGCCGAAGCTCCACCGCCTCTCCATGGACGAACTCATGTATGACGACATGGACCGGGAGTTCCAGTTCATCGGCATGACCAACGCGTGGACCATGCCCATCAAGGCGCGCATCGACATGCTCTCCACCGGCATCAAGACGCCGGTTGGCATCAAGATCCTGGGCGACGATCTCGCGATGCTGCAGGAACTGGCGGTTCAGGTGGAGAACGTCATGAAGCGTGTACCCGGGACGCTGAGCGCCATCGGCGAGCGATCCATGGGCGGCCGCTACATTGACTTCGAGATCGACCGGGTCGAGGCGGCGCGCCACGGGCTCAGGGTGGGGGACGTGCAGGACGTCATCGAAACCGCGGTGGGTGGCATGAACATCACCCAGACCGTCGAGGGGCGCTATCGTTTTCCGGTGAACGTGCGCTACCCGCGCGAACTCCGCGACGATCCGCGCAAGCTGGGGCGCGTGCTGGTGTCTTCACCCACCGGCGAGCAGGTGCCCATCGACCAGCTCGCCACCATCTCACTCGTGCCCGGCCCGCCGGAGATCAAGAGCGAGAACGGGCTGCTGCAGGCGATCGTGTACGTGGACTTGCAGAAGGGTCAGGACATCGGCTCTTTCGTGGCGCGGGCGCGGCACGTCGTGGAGCGCGAGGTCACGCTCCCGCCGGGCTACTACATCTCGTGGAGCGGCCAGTTCGAGCAGATGCAGGCGGTGCGCAGCCGCATGCGCCTTATGCTGCCGGTAACGCTGCTCGTGATCTTCCTGCTGCTCTATTTCAACTTCG
This window contains:
- a CDS encoding CusA/CzcA family heavy metal efflux RND transporter; translation: MTTPDVHDPSRSAVARVIGWCLDHRLFVIIATLLVGFAGVLSMRHTPLDAIPDLSDTQVIVFSEWMGRDPQTVEDQVTYPLSTAMLAVPSVRTVRGYSFFGESFVYVIFEDGTDLYWARSRVLEYLNQVRGQLPADATPSLGPDASGVGWVFAYTLEDKSGRYDLGDLRALQDWFLRYQLTSVDGVAEVASIGGYVRQYQITVEPSLLQAYGVSLPMVVEAVRRSNNDVGGRLLEISEAEYMVRGRGYLRGVEDIENVVVKAERGQAPLLLKNIAQISIGPDIRRGIAEKNGEGETVGGIVVMRDGQNALRVIRDVKEKIREVSRGLPEGVEIKPAYDRSGLILRSIDTLRQELIQQMIVVALTFLVFLWHVRSSLVATIALPLGILVSFIVMRLIGVNANIMSLGGIAIAIGAMVDAVEVLVENAHKKLEGVERPTAAERWAIIREASMEVGPSLFFSLLVVTVSFFPVFALEGQAGRLFRPLVFTKTFAMAAGAVIAITVTPVLMGYFVRGHIRPESRLPVSRAAVAMYLPVIRGVLRHPVAVIVGAVIVTLVTIVPFKRLGSEFMPPLNEGDILYMPTSLPGLSETEARRVLQTQDKLFRTFPEVGTVFGKIGSAQTATDPAPMSMVETTVNLHEPDTWPKRWIREGEIEKRVRAVLRDLERVRAGGAGGAPAAPGGGETGGRTREPMSVQDIERMVLHTVNGELRALAMQGADDRALRAAAGDAVRRELVARIVQEHAGQDDGFEQRVRDAVNRRAAGAPKLHRLSMDELMYDDMDREFQFIGMTNAWTMPIKARIDMLSTGIKTPVGIKILGDDLAMLQELAVQVENVMKRVPGTLSAIGERSMGGRYIDFEIDRVEAARHGLRVGDVQDVIETAVGGMNITQTVEGRYRFPVNVRYPRELRDDPRKLGRVLVSSPTGEQVPIDQLATISLVPGPPEIKSENGLLQAIVYVDLQKGQDIGSFVARARHVVEREVTLPPGYYISWSGQFEQMQAVRSRMRLMLPVTLLVIFLLLYFNFGRARETLIVMLSMPFALVGGVWYMHILGYNMSVGTAVGFIALSGLAVETGVVMLLFLNLALDEEHRRGGALTPERLDAAIVHGAVMRVRPKLMSVGTTILGLVPLMWMTGAGASVMKRMAAPMIGGLVSSTFLTLIVIPAIVVLIHRRNLREEPSK
- a CDS encoding efflux RND transporter periplasmic adaptor subunit, with protein sequence MSGKQIGIALLVLTAVLVLAVPALRHGITGLVSGQQEATSDDVYWTCPMHPEIRLPQKGDCPICGMSLVEKRGGGDDEQSGVVNVTPQQIQLTGVTAAPVERRALAREISAYGTIAYDETHLAVVSAWVGGRIDKLFVDFTGVTVEKGHPLVSLYSPDLLAAAEEHALAVRSLDLARQTGNAEAIRPAQDLVAASRQRLLRWGLNEQQVDEIARGGDVGDHITIYAPQGGTVIERMAYEGMYVNQGDVLFRVADLSTVWLSAEVYEDDLPYLYEERAGDYYACPMHLQVTSKQMGSCSICGMELVRTNDDVQVDINARAFPGEVFHGKVAFTDPVLNPETRTVRVRVNIDNRDYKLKPNMYARASIKLPLGEMLAVPENAVLQSGSRTLVLVEEGEGRFRPQPVSLGRMWLDDATPQPATGRELVFQSGASRYHEVLSGVTEGDRVVTSGNFLIGSESQLQGALAKMLGDDVRVPAPPKPVETGTPDTSTPDAGAPVPSLAIPAVKRLLDAYDAIAVSLAADKTDGVAAAAAVIAENAPDGAVRTAAYAMTEPGDLANARKQFVALSNAVIAYAAANSAVLERALGDAAPRKAYCPMYPGAWLQRGDDIVNPYYGSKMLHCGTFKAWDEATGN